The Pyrus communis chromosome 2, drPyrComm1.1, whole genome shotgun sequence genome includes a window with the following:
- the LOC137724492 gene encoding uncharacterized protein isoform X2, translated as MRQLLAREQPLRWQVSHQLELCDSKDGASEDVFQTVSSIRKNYSSKLDQVICRFLMIYRAPGLSIVTTTHMDYSTYANFRAYRKAMFSIWGTKNQICYLCLQ; from the exons ATGCGTCAGCTATTGGCAAGGGAACA GCCCTTGAGATGGCAGGTGAG TCATCAACTCGAGTTATGTGACTCAAAGGATGGGGCAAG TGAAGATGTATTTCAGACCGTTTCTTCGATCAGGAAGAATTACTCCTCCAAATTGGACCAGGTTATTTGTCGGTTTTTAATGATTTACAGAGCTCCTGGGTTGTCAATTGTGACTACTACTCACATGGATTATAG CACTTATGCAAACTTCAGAGCATACAGGAAAGCAATGTTTTCCATTTGGGGTACAAAGAACCAAATATGTTATCTATGTCTTCAATGA
- the LOC137724492 gene encoding uncharacterized protein isoform X1 has product MRQLLAREHDNPIRPLRWQVSHQLELCDSKDGASEDVFQTVSSIRKNYSSKLDQVICRFLMIYRAPGLSIVTTTHMDYSTYANFRAYRKAMFSIWGTKNQICYLCLQ; this is encoded by the exons ATGCGTCAGCTATTGGCAAGGGAACA TGACAACCCCATTAGGCCCTTGAGATGGCAGGTGAG TCATCAACTCGAGTTATGTGACTCAAAGGATGGGGCAAG TGAAGATGTATTTCAGACCGTTTCTTCGATCAGGAAGAATTACTCCTCCAAATTGGACCAGGTTATTTGTCGGTTTTTAATGATTTACAGAGCTCCTGGGTTGTCAATTGTGACTACTACTCACATGGATTATAG CACTTATGCAAACTTCAGAGCATACAGGAAAGCAATGTTTTCCATTTGGGGTACAAAGAACCAAATATGTTATCTATGTCTTCAATGA
- the LOC137724492 gene encoding uncharacterized protein isoform X3: MRQLLAREHHQLELCDSKDGASEDVFQTVSSIRKNYSSKLDQVICRFLMIYRAPGLSIVTTTHMDYSTYANFRAYRKAMFSIWGTKNQICYLCLQ, from the exons ATGCGTCAGCTATTGGCAAGGGAACA TCATCAACTCGAGTTATGTGACTCAAAGGATGGGGCAAG TGAAGATGTATTTCAGACCGTTTCTTCGATCAGGAAGAATTACTCCTCCAAATTGGACCAGGTTATTTGTCGGTTTTTAATGATTTACAGAGCTCCTGGGTTGTCAATTGTGACTACTACTCACATGGATTATAG CACTTATGCAAACTTCAGAGCATACAGGAAAGCAATGTTTTCCATTTGGGGTACAAAGAACCAAATATGTTATCTATGTCTTCAATGA
- the LOC137724765 gene encoding uncharacterized protein has protein sequence MNGRSVRLWQDKWFLSIPAGKLTPIGDVRVSRNMRVSTMISETSGNWDIDAIKPLISVEDCDAIQDTCIGDILRDDRIVWPANRNGKYSVEFVEHLLLSCPWVEPIWFGDPLNYRVNRTNVSNLPAWVSSFFGSNLGSKEELARILSYVAFTCWHIWKARCNFVFDNKSISPNQVIMSIFTSVNGFLGASRTPEGRSQRVQTALVPPACWSPPSPFFMKLNVDAS, from the exons ATGAATGGTAGAAGTGTTAGGTTATGGCAGGACAAGTGGTTTCTGTCTATCCCTGCTGGAAAACTTACGCCCATTGGGGATGTGCGAGTGTCTAGGAATATGCGGGTGAGCACTATGATTAGTGAAACGTCCGGAAACTGGGATATTGATGCCATAAAACCTCTTATTTCTGTGGAGGACTGTGATGCCATCCAGGACACTTGCATTGGAGATATTTTGAGGGATGACAGAATTGTCTGGCCGGCCAATAGGAATGGGAAGTATTCA GTTGAATTTGTGGAACACCTGCTTCTTTCGTGCCCGTGGGTTGAGCCTATATGGTTTGGCGACCCTTTAAATTATCGGGTGAATCGAACTAATGTCTCAAATCTGCCCGCATGGGTGTCTTCCTTCTTTGGGTCTAACCTGGGATCCAAGGAAGAGCTTGCTCGGATTTTGTCATATGTGGCTTTCACCTGTTGGCACATCTGGAAGGCCAGGTGCAACTTTGTTTTCGACAACAAAAGTATCTCCCCTAATCAGGTCATTATGTCTATCTTTACATCTGTGAATGGCTTTCTGGGGGCTTCTCGTACTCCTGAGGGTCGTTCTCAGAGAGTTCAGACGGCCCTTGTCCCTCCAGCTTGCTGGTCTCCTCCTAGCCCTTTTTTCATGAAGTTGAACGTGGACGCGAGTTAG